In the Euphorbia lathyris chromosome 5, ddEupLath1.1, whole genome shotgun sequence genome, one interval contains:
- the LOC136230253 gene encoding beta-galactosidase 6 isoform X2, whose translation MVVNWVALMVMVAILITGGGGGVASAGNISYDGRSLIIDSQRKILFSGSIHYPRSTPQMWKDLIGKAKEGGVDVIQSYVFWNLHEPKPGEYDFSGRYDIVKFIKEIEAQGLYVCLRIGPFIESEWSYGGLPFWLHDVPGIVYRSDNEPFKFYMQNFTSKIVDLMKSQSLYASQGGPIILTQIENEYGNVEAAFGEKGKSYVKWAAKMGLDLQTGVPWIMCKQPDAPDPLINTCNGMRCGETFGGPNSPTKPSMWTENWTSFYQVYGAETYIRSAEDIAYHVALFIAKNGSYINYYMVRTAAAYVMTSYYDQAPIDEYGLVREPKWGHLKELHGVIKSCSSTILEGMQSNISLGTNQVAYVFESGEECAAFLVNTDNSNVDVVFKNKTFELVPHSISILPDCRNVVFNTAQLTGKPNKRITTSIQKLVIWEKYIDVIPNYADTTLIKSEYLLEHMSTTKDISDYLWYTFSFQPNSSCTQPILHVESLGHVLNAFVNNNFSGSAHGSKNVKGPFIMEVPLQLVINDINNISLLSVMVGLPDSGAFLEKRYAGLTRVEIQCTKEKQIHNFTKWGYQVGLLGESLQIYTPSFMDNVNWTKSDISLPQPLTWYKIKFETPKGNDPVVLNLASMGKGEAWVNGQSIGRFWISFLTSKLHPSQTLYHIPREFLNSSTNILVIMEELGGNPVLITLNTLSTINSPASTTSTL comes from the exons ATGTGGAAAGATTTAATAGGGAAAGCAAAGGAAGGAGGAGTTGATGTTATTCAAAGCTATGTGTTTTGGAACCTTCATGAACCAAAACCTGGAGAG TATGATTTCAGCGGAAGATATGATATAGTGAAATTCATAAAGGAAATAGAGGCTCAAGGTCTTTATGTTTGCCTTAGAATTGGGCCTTTTATCGAAAGTGAATGGAGTTATGG TGGACTCCCCTTTTGGTTGCACGATGTACCTGGGATTGTCTATCGATCAGACAACGAACCTTTCAAG TTTTATATGCAGAATTTTACAAGCAAGATAGTAGATTTAATGAAGTCACAGAGTTTATATGCGTCCCAAGGAGGACCTATAATATTAACTCAG ATAGAGAATGAATATGGGAATGTGGAAGCAGCATTTGGTGAAAAGGGAAAATCATATGTAAAGTGGGCAGCAAAAATGGGTTTAGATCTACAAACTGGTGTCCCCTGGATTATGTGCAAGCAACCTGATGCTCCTGACCCTCTG ATAAATACTTGCAACGGAATGAGATGTGGAGAAACTTTTGGAGGGCCTAACTCTCCAACAAAGCCATCCATGTGGACTGAAAACTGGACTTCATT CTATCAAGTTTATGGGGCAGAAACATATATACGGTCAGCTGAAGATATTGCTTATCATGTGGCCCTTTTTATTGCAAAGAATGGAAGCTACATAAACTATTATATGGTACG AACAGCAGCAGCTTATGTGATGACAAGTTATTATGATCAAGCTCCTATTGACGAATATG gTTTGGTACGAGAACCGAAATGGGGGCATCTGAAGGAGTTGCATGGTGTAATAAAGTCATGCTCTTCAACAATACTTGAGGGAATGCAAAGTAATATATCTTTGGGTACAAATCAAGTCGCATATGTCTTTGAATCAGGAGAAGAATGCGCTGCATTCCTTGTGAATACCGATAATTCAAATGTTGATgttgtttttaaaaataaaacgttTGAATTGGTTCCACATTCTATTTCCATTTTACCCGACTGTCGTAACGTAGTCTTCAACACTGCCCAACTCACTGGTAAACCCAACAAAAGAATCACTACATCAATTCAAAAGCTTGTAATATGGGAAAAGTACATAGACGTTATCCCCAACTATGCAGATACTACATTAATCAAATCTGAATATTTGTTGGAACATATGTCTACAACCAAAGATATTTCAGATTATCTTTGGTATACATTCAGCTTTCAACCCAATTCATCATGCACTCAACCTATACTTCACGTAGAATCACTAGGACATGTTCTCAATGCTTTTGTCAACAACAATTTTTCag GGTCAGCTCATGGAAGTAAAAATGTAAAGGGACCATTTATAATGGAAGTGCCACTTCAACTTGTTATAAATGATATCAATAATATATCTCTACTCAGTGTTATGGTTGGCTTACCG GATTCAGGAGCTTTTCTGGAAAAGAGATATGCAGGTTTAACTAGAGTGGAAATACAATGCACAAAGGAAAAACAGATTCATAATTTTACTAAATGGGGATATCAGGTAGGCCTCTTAGGGGAGAGTCTACAGATTTACACTCCATCTTTTATGGATAATGTTAATTGGACTAAATCTGATATCTCACTTCCTCAACCACTTACTTGGTATAAG ATAAAATTCGAAACACCAAAGGGGAATGATCCAGTGGTGCTAAACTTAGCCTCAATGGGGAAAGGAGAAGCATGGGTCAATGGTCAAAGCATTGGTCGATTCTGGATTTCATTTCTCACTTCCAAATTACATCCTTCTCAAACTTT gTATCACATACCTCGAGAATTTCTGAATAGTTCAACAAATATATTGGTGATAATGGAGGAGTTAGGAGGGAATCCTGTATTGATAACGTTGAACACTCTCTCTACCATTAACTCACCTGCTTCTACTACTTCCACACTTTAA
- the LOC136230253 gene encoding beta-galactosidase 6 isoform X1: MVVNWVALMVMVAILITGGGGGVASAGNISYDGRSLIIDSQRKILFSGSIHYPRSTPQMWKDLIGKAKEGGVDVIQSYVFWNLHEPKPGEYDFSGRYDIVKFIKEIEAQGLYVCLRIGPFIESEWSYGGLPFWLHDVPGIVYRSDNEPFKFYMQNFTSKIVDLMKSQSLYASQGGPIILTQIENEYGNVEAAFGEKGKSYVKWAAKMGLDLQTGVPWIMCKQPDAPDPLINTCNGMRCGETFGGPNSPTKPSMWTENWTSFYQVYGAETYIRSAEDIAYHVALFIAKNGSYINYYMYHGGTNLGRTAAAYVMTSYYDQAPIDEYGLVREPKWGHLKELHGVIKSCSSTILEGMQSNISLGTNQVAYVFESGEECAAFLVNTDNSNVDVVFKNKTFELVPHSISILPDCRNVVFNTAQLTGKPNKRITTSIQKLVIWEKYIDVIPNYADTTLIKSEYLLEHMSTTKDISDYLWYTFSFQPNSSCTQPILHVESLGHVLNAFVNNNFSGSAHGSKNVKGPFIMEVPLQLVINDINNISLLSVMVGLPDSGAFLEKRYAGLTRVEIQCTKEKQIHNFTKWGYQVGLLGESLQIYTPSFMDNVNWTKSDISLPQPLTWYKIKFETPKGNDPVVLNLASMGKGEAWVNGQSIGRFWISFLTSKLHPSQTLYHIPREFLNSSTNILVIMEELGGNPVLITLNTLSTINSPASTTSTL; the protein is encoded by the exons ATGTGGAAAGATTTAATAGGGAAAGCAAAGGAAGGAGGAGTTGATGTTATTCAAAGCTATGTGTTTTGGAACCTTCATGAACCAAAACCTGGAGAG TATGATTTCAGCGGAAGATATGATATAGTGAAATTCATAAAGGAAATAGAGGCTCAAGGTCTTTATGTTTGCCTTAGAATTGGGCCTTTTATCGAAAGTGAATGGAGTTATGG TGGACTCCCCTTTTGGTTGCACGATGTACCTGGGATTGTCTATCGATCAGACAACGAACCTTTCAAG TTTTATATGCAGAATTTTACAAGCAAGATAGTAGATTTAATGAAGTCACAGAGTTTATATGCGTCCCAAGGAGGACCTATAATATTAACTCAG ATAGAGAATGAATATGGGAATGTGGAAGCAGCATTTGGTGAAAAGGGAAAATCATATGTAAAGTGGGCAGCAAAAATGGGTTTAGATCTACAAACTGGTGTCCCCTGGATTATGTGCAAGCAACCTGATGCTCCTGACCCTCTG ATAAATACTTGCAACGGAATGAGATGTGGAGAAACTTTTGGAGGGCCTAACTCTCCAACAAAGCCATCCATGTGGACTGAAAACTGGACTTCATT CTATCAAGTTTATGGGGCAGAAACATATATACGGTCAGCTGAAGATATTGCTTATCATGTGGCCCTTTTTATTGCAAAGAATGGAAGCTACATAAACTATTATATG TACCATGGTGGAACAAATTTGGGCAGAACAGCAGCAGCTTATGTGATGACAAGTTATTATGATCAAGCTCCTATTGACGAATATG gTTTGGTACGAGAACCGAAATGGGGGCATCTGAAGGAGTTGCATGGTGTAATAAAGTCATGCTCTTCAACAATACTTGAGGGAATGCAAAGTAATATATCTTTGGGTACAAATCAAGTCGCATATGTCTTTGAATCAGGAGAAGAATGCGCTGCATTCCTTGTGAATACCGATAATTCAAATGTTGATgttgtttttaaaaataaaacgttTGAATTGGTTCCACATTCTATTTCCATTTTACCCGACTGTCGTAACGTAGTCTTCAACACTGCCCAACTCACTGGTAAACCCAACAAAAGAATCACTACATCAATTCAAAAGCTTGTAATATGGGAAAAGTACATAGACGTTATCCCCAACTATGCAGATACTACATTAATCAAATCTGAATATTTGTTGGAACATATGTCTACAACCAAAGATATTTCAGATTATCTTTGGTATACATTCAGCTTTCAACCCAATTCATCATGCACTCAACCTATACTTCACGTAGAATCACTAGGACATGTTCTCAATGCTTTTGTCAACAACAATTTTTCag GGTCAGCTCATGGAAGTAAAAATGTAAAGGGACCATTTATAATGGAAGTGCCACTTCAACTTGTTATAAATGATATCAATAATATATCTCTACTCAGTGTTATGGTTGGCTTACCG GATTCAGGAGCTTTTCTGGAAAAGAGATATGCAGGTTTAACTAGAGTGGAAATACAATGCACAAAGGAAAAACAGATTCATAATTTTACTAAATGGGGATATCAGGTAGGCCTCTTAGGGGAGAGTCTACAGATTTACACTCCATCTTTTATGGATAATGTTAATTGGACTAAATCTGATATCTCACTTCCTCAACCACTTACTTGGTATAAG ATAAAATTCGAAACACCAAAGGGGAATGATCCAGTGGTGCTAAACTTAGCCTCAATGGGGAAAGGAGAAGCATGGGTCAATGGTCAAAGCATTGGTCGATTCTGGATTTCATTTCTCACTTCCAAATTACATCCTTCTCAAACTTT gTATCACATACCTCGAGAATTTCTGAATAGTTCAACAAATATATTGGTGATAATGGAGGAGTTAGGAGGGAATCCTGTATTGATAACGTTGAACACTCTCTCTACCATTAACTCACCTGCTTCTACTACTTCCACACTTTAA